A stretch of Canis lupus familiaris isolate Mischka breed German Shepherd chromosome 11, alternate assembly UU_Cfam_GSD_1.0, whole genome shotgun sequence DNA encodes these proteins:
- the NDUFB6 gene encoding NADH dehydrogenase [ubiquinone] 1 beta subcomplex subunit 6, which yields MAGYTPDEKLRLQQLQQLRRRWLKDQELSPREPVLPPQRVWPMEKFWNKFLRDQTPWKNVIYKVYRHSIFAFTHVLIPAWIVHYYIKYHVNAKPYAIVERKPRIFPGDIILETGEVIPPMKEFPDQHH from the exons ATGGCGGGGTACACGCCAGACGAGAAGCTTCGTCTGCAGCAGCTCCAACAGCTGAGAAGGCGATGGCTAAAGGACCAGGAGCTGAGCCCCCGGGAGCCGGTGCTGCCCCCGCAGCGGGTGTGGCCTATGGAGAAATTTTGGAATAAGTTTTTGCGGGACCAGACCCCCTGGAAGAACGTG ATTTACAAGGTATACCGACACAGTATCTTTGCTTTTACTCATGTACTTATACCTGCCTGGATTGTTCATTATTATATCAAATATCATGTGAAT GCAAAACCATATGCCATTGTTGAAAGGAAGCCCAGAATATTCCCA ggtgaTATAATTCTGGAGACTGGAGAAGTAATTCCACCAATGAAAGAATTTCCTGATCAACATCATTGA